The Candidatus Synechococcus calcipolaris G9 nucleotide sequence CAACCGGCTGTGGTAGCCTCACCCATGCCAAACCAGGCCTTAGTGAATGATCCGGCGGTAGCCCCTCTGCGCCTAGAACTTAGCCTATCGCGGAAACAAGTAACTCTTTTCCAAGGAACACGGCCCATTAAAACCTATCCGGTGGCCGTGGGGCGGCCCGGCTGGGAAACACCAACGGGGGTTTTTCAAGTCCAGTCGATGATTGAGGATCCCGCGTGGAAGAATCCCTTTAATGGTTCTGTGATTGCGGGGGGCCATGCCCGAAACCCCTTGGGTCGTCGTTGGATTGGCTTTTGGAGTGATGGCAAAAACTGGATTGGTTTCCACGGCACACCCAATCCTGAATCCGTGGGCCATGCTGTTTCCCATGGTTGTGTGCGGATGCACAATCGCGATATTGAAGATTTGTTTGCAAGGATTACGATGGGAACGCCGGTGATTGTGGTGCGCTAAGTCTTAGTCCTTCCGGGCCCAGTTCGTAGCCCAACTCCCCCAGAAGTCGTCGCAGCAGGGGTAAGCTCAAGCCAATGACGTTACTGGGAGTACCGACAATTTTCTCAACGAATAACCCCCCTTGGCCATCCAGGGCAAAGCAACCGGCACAGTTCAGGGGTTCGCCGCTGGCCACATAGTCCTTAATTTGGCGATCGCTCAGCCAGGCAAAGGTGACATCGGTTTCCTCAACGTCTACTAGGGTGAGATTTTGCCGGGTATCCATCAGGGCATGGCCCGTCAGAAGTTGCCCCGTTTCACCACGCATCTGTTGCCAACGGGAGATCGCCTGGGCTGGACTTTCAGGCTTTCCGTAGATCTGTCCCTTCAAGACCAAAATAGAATCACAACCTAAGACTAGGGCATCCCCGGAGTATTGACTGGCAACGATTTCCGCCTTACAGCGGGCTAAAATTCGTACCATTTCCGCTGGGGTCGCCGCCTGAACCACCGATTCATCAAAATGACTGGGACAGATCTGCGGCTGAAGACCAACTTGTTCCAATAGTTGCCGGCGGGCCGGAGAAGCAGAGGCAAGGATAAACGGTAGCATCGGCAATAACTAAAAACGAAACATCCCCACCCTAGCGGATCTAGGCATCCCAACTCTCCCCATCGGGAAAGGAATTGTCACAGTCCAATTACTGATTAATTGAGCTATATTTAGGGAAATATTTAGGCTCATATATCTCATATATATAGATTATCAAACGTGAAGAATGGGCAGAATTAATCTGCATCAGCCCTACCTAAAAATCCGTGAATTAATCGGTTATTTCTTGGGAAAAACAACCCGCATCGAATATTTTTTGAGAAAATGATCTGTATTTCAGGTGATCTAAATCACTTAAACAGTCAGGAAATTGTAGAGAAACTCAAGAATTGATTATTTTTACTTATTGTTTACGAAGTCTTCACAATTCCCTGAATCATTAATCGGCCAAGGATTTGCCAGAATTAGAGTTTTTTTATATTTTCAGAATGTTTATTATGAACAATAATTCCACCGATGCCCAAGCCCTAGGGTTCGTGATACGTTAAAGCAGTTCAACTTGTTGAGAGCAAACACGGTACTACTACGGCTTAAGTTCAATTTTGCTGAAGTACCGATGCTTACCCCACTTGGATGACCTTTTTGACGGACGACTATGAAGAAACATTTGTACATTGGACTAGCCACAACAGCGTTAACGGTGTTTGGACTCCTCTCCTCTAGTCAAGCCAATGAAGAACTGCGTTCCCGCTCATCTCAATTGGTTGATGGCTCAGACAATCAAAGCCAACTCACAACAGCTAGTAAAGTTGGTGAACGGCAAACTCCGGTAACATCATCTCCTTCCCGGGCGATCGCCAAAATTCACAACCATGATTTATCCGGTCGGGATGCCGCTACGGTTTATCTGCGGGGAATTCCTGTCTTGACCTTTGTGGGCAACCTCACCACCACAACCAATTCGGTCAAAGTCGCCAATCTCACTGGTGTAACTCAGCAATCCACCACATCCAACCTATCCGAGACAGCCCAACAAGCTACGACCTTGGCGGCTCGTCTGAACCAGCTTCACCAAAAGGGCTTTGATGCCAATCTCATCCAGGTACGTTGGCAGCCGGAAGAAAAAGCCTATCTCATCTATGCCGATAAGGAGCATCTGCTCACCCTTGGGGATCACACGATTTTGCCCCAGGCCAATCAAGATAGCCAGGAAAATGCCCTGCGGATTACCAATCTGATTCGGCGACAGTTGGGGAATGCCCCTGCCTTGACTGCCGTTACCGGTGCGGAAAATAACACCACCACGGTGGCGGTGGGGCCGATTCGGATGCAGATGACGGGGGTTGCCTCCTGGTATGGCCCTGGCTTCCATGGGAATCGCACCGCCAATGGTGAGCGATTTGACCAGTACGCCATGACCGCTGCCCACCGAACCTTGCCCTTTGGAACCAGGGTGCGGGTCACTAACCTCAGTAATGGGCGATCTGTGGTGGTACGAATTAACGATCGCGGCCCCTTTAGTCCCGGACGCTCCCTTGATTTATCCAAGGGAGCCGCCTCTGCCATTGGCATGATTGGTGCCGGTGTGGGTACAGTGCGAATGGATATTCTTGAGTAATTTGAATCTAGATTGATGTCTAGGAAAAATCTAACTATAAATCGGGGGGTGTGATGACATCTCCCTTTTTTTCGGAGTCGGATATTTCCCTACCCACCTCGTCCCTACCAATATTTCCCTTACCGGTGTTGGTTGTCGCCAGTCACAATACAGGTAAGTTAGGAGAGTTTCAAACCTACTTGCAGCCCTTGGCCACCGAGGTTTTGGCGATGCCCCAGGACTTAGACATTCCTGAAACCGAATCTACGTTTCTGGGGAATGCAGCCCTTAAGGCGAAAACGGTGGCTCTAGCCACCCAACAGTGGGCGATCGCCGATGATTCCGGTTTAGAAGTCAGGGCATTGGCCGGGGCACCGGGTCTCTATTCAGCCCGTTATGGTTCAACAGATCAAGAACGAATTGAGCGACTACTGCGAGAATTGGCTGGCCAGGGCGATCGCTCAGCAAGGTTTGTTTGTGTTTTAGCCTTGGCAAATCCGGCGGGGGAGATCGTGGCCCACTGTGAAGGGGAGTGCCTGGGCGAAATTTTAGAGGCACCACGGGGAACGGCCGGCTTTGGCTACGATCCAATTTTCTTTGTGCCGAGTATGGGCCTCAGTTTTGCTGAAATGGAGCCAGAGATGAAGCAGCAGGTCAGCCACCGGGGTCAGGCCCTCCAGCATTTTTTAGCTCAGATGAATCCCTAGTTAGGCTTCTTAGCTCTTGGTTAGGGCAGTTCTTCAAAGCTTCTGACTCGTAGTATTTAGCGTGAAGAGCAACAGGCTAAAATAGAGTAGCCTTGCCGCGAGCAGTCGCATGGCAAGAGTATATTTAGATACCTGACCCTGACTGAAAAAAGTGGACAAACTCCAAGAGTCGCCAATGAAGGAGAATGTCCAAATGAGTCAAAAACCAAGACGAACATTTACTGCCGAACAAAAAGCTCAAGCTGTGGCAATTGTGAAACAGTCAGGCAAGCCGATCAGCCAAGTGGCCCAGGAAATGGGTTTGACAGAAAGTGCCCTACGCCAATGGGTCAAACAAGCAACCATTGACCAGGGTGGTGGCAACCAAGGAGCACAAAACTCATTCATCGTCGGTGTCAATTGCTTAAACCCAGCGTGCCCAGATGGGATGGGAAAGTCTGCCCAGCCTAAAGCATCTTTAGCTTGCTTGAGTCAGTATTCAACTCAAGCCCTAAAGCCGTAGTGGTTGCCAATCTCTTGAAGTTTGACCCTTGGAGCCGCGATATCGCGGTGCCCTTGAGGCACTCCATATATTTCATGCCTCGAACTGCTCCAGGTGGACGCTATAGCGTGTACCGTCTTTGAACAATATTGCGTACAGTGGAGGTATGGCAATCAATCCTTAGAATTGATCCACGAGGCCCGACGATGGAAAAACTCGCACCTGCTCACTATCCCATTCAAGACCTAATTCAAAGACGCTGGAGTCCGCTAGCCTTTAGAGATCGCCCAATCCCCATGACTGATTTAGCGCGACTGTTGGAAGCCGCCCGCTGGTCTCCCTCATCCTATAATGAACAACCCTGGGTCTTTTTGGTAGCAGAAAAATATATCAATCCAACGGGATTTAATAAGTTGCTAAGTTGTTTGGTAGAAGCGAATCAGGTTTGGGCCGCCCGTGCCCCCGTTTTGATGATCGGTCTAGCAAAAAATCATTTTGCCCACAACAATACCGTAAACCGCCATGCCTTCTATGACTTGGGCGCGGCAGTGGCCTATTTAACCCTGCAAGCCATGGATTTAGGGATTTACGTTCATCAAATGGCTGGCTTTGATCCCGTAAAAACCCGTGAGGTTGCCCAAGTTCCCAGTAGCCATGAACCGGTTGTGGCGATCGCCCTAGGATATTACGGTGAGTTATCCAGCTTACCCCCCAACTACCAAGAGCGAGAACGTGGCCCCCGAAATCGCAACCCCCTCAAAGACATTGCCTTTAGGGATACCTGGGGCGATTCCTTTCCCCTGCCCTAGAACCCAATCATCGACGCTAAATCAATTAAAAGCAACACATTCATCAATTCATCAATACTTAATTCATTAACACTTAGGAGGTCAACCATGCCCCAAACCCTACCCACAACTCACCTGTATCCTGCCCAGGATCGTGGTCAAGAACAACGGGATTGGCTGAACAGCTATCATACGTTTTCCTTTGGTCGTTTTTATGATCCCCAGCGCATGGGATTTGGCAGCCTACGGGTGATTAACCATGATTTTGTTGCTCCTAAGGGCGGGTTTCCCACCCACAGCCACCAGGATATGGAAATTCTCACCTATGTCCTGCGGGGCCAATTGGAGCACCGCGATAGTTTGGGGAATGGGGCGGTGATTCAACCAGGGGAAGTGCAAATTATGAGTGCGGGTACTGGCATTACCCACAGCGAATTTAATCCCTCGGCCACGGAACCGGTGGAACTCCTGCAAATTTGGGTTCTACCTGAGCGAGATCGCCTCAGCCCCCGCTACGATCAACAACCCGTGATGGTACGCCATCAACCCAATCAGTGGCATTTAATTGCGGCACCGGAGGGAGACAATGGGGCGGTGATTGTGTATCAAAAAATCCGAGTCTTGGCAACAATTTTGACGGCGGGACGTTCCTTAGACTACACCCTAGGGGCCAGCCATCGGGCCTGGTTACAAATTGCCCAGGGAACCGTAGAGATGAATGGTCAAGTCCTCCATCAGGGGGATGGGTTAGCCATCTATGGACCGGGGGATTTAACCTTGACGAATCCCAGTTCTGATCAAGACGCAGAGGTTTTACTTTTTGATCAGTTTGACTCGGCGAGCTAGGTACTCGGCGAAAAGGTAACTTGGATATATTGAAGACCCAAAGTTAGGCTACCCCGATGGCGATCGCCCCTGCCTCTGTTATTCATTACCCCAGCCGAGATGGCAAGCCCGTGGCGGAAACCTACGATCATCTCTATGCCCTGCTCACCACCCTAGAGGCTCTAAAGCAGTACCTCCAACATGAACGGGGAACCGTCCTCGCCAATCAGTTTCTCTACTATGCCCAGGGCTATCCTCGTTTACGGGTGGCTCCAGATGTGATGGTTATTTTTGGCGTTGAG carries:
- a CDS encoding transposase, which encodes MKENVQMSQKPRRTFTAEQKAQAVAIVKQSGKPISQVAQEMGLTESALRQWVKQATIDQGGGNQGAQNSFIVGVNCLNPACPDGMGKSAQPKASLACLSQYSTQALKP
- a CDS encoding L,D-transpeptidase, encoding MKGLSYRTILILGLVVGSGLALGGIQPAVVASPMPNQALVNDPAVAPLRLELSLSRKQVTLFQGTRPIKTYPVAVGRPGWETPTGVFQVQSMIEDPAWKNPFNGSVIAGGHARNPLGRRWIGFWSDGKNWIGFHGTPNPESVGHAVSHGCVRMHNRDIEDLFARITMGTPVIVVR
- a CDS encoding septal ring lytic transglycosylase RlpA family protein, which translates into the protein MKKHLYIGLATTALTVFGLLSSSQANEELRSRSSQLVDGSDNQSQLTTASKVGERQTPVTSSPSRAIAKIHNHDLSGRDAATVYLRGIPVLTFVGNLTTTTNSVKVANLTGVTQQSTTSNLSETAQQATTLAARLNQLHQKGFDANLIQVRWQPEEKAYLIYADKEHLLTLGDHTILPQANQDSQENALRITNLIRRQLGNAPALTAVTGAENNTTTVAVGPIRMQMTGVASWYGPGFHGNRTANGERFDQYAMTAAHRTLPFGTRVRVTNLSNGRSVVVRINDRGPFSPGRSLDLSKGAASAIGMIGAGVGTVRMDILE
- a CDS encoding pirin family protein, whose amino-acid sequence is MPQTLPTTHLYPAQDRGQEQRDWLNSYHTFSFGRFYDPQRMGFGSLRVINHDFVAPKGGFPTHSHQDMEILTYVLRGQLEHRDSLGNGAVIQPGEVQIMSAGTGITHSEFNPSATEPVELLQIWVLPERDRLSPRYDQQPVMVRHQPNQWHLIAAPEGDNGAVIVYQKIRVLATILTAGRSLDYTLGASHRAWLQIAQGTVEMNGQVLHQGDGLAIYGPGDLTLTNPSSDQDAEVLLFDQFDSAS
- a CDS encoding nitroreductase family protein, which encodes MEKLAPAHYPIQDLIQRRWSPLAFRDRPIPMTDLARLLEAARWSPSSYNEQPWVFLVAEKYINPTGFNKLLSCLVEANQVWAARAPVLMIGLAKNHFAHNNTVNRHAFYDLGAAVAYLTLQAMDLGIYVHQMAGFDPVKTREVAQVPSSHEPVVAIALGYYGELSSLPPNYQERERGPRNRNPLKDIAFRDTWGDSFPLP
- a CDS encoding nucleoside triphosphate pyrophosphatase; this encodes MLPFILASASPARRQLLEQVGLQPQICPSHFDESVVQAATPAEMVRILARCKAEIVASQYSGDALVLGCDSILVLKGQIYGKPESPAQAISRWQQMRGETGQLLTGHALMDTRQNLTLVDVEETDVTFAWLSDRQIKDYVASGEPLNCAGCFALDGQGGLFVEKIVGTPSNVIGLSLPLLRRLLGELGYELGPEGLRLSAPQSPAFPS
- the rdgB gene encoding RdgB/HAM1 family non-canonical purine NTP pyrophosphatase, translated to MTSPFFSESDISLPTSSLPIFPLPVLVVASHNTGKLGEFQTYLQPLATEVLAMPQDLDIPETESTFLGNAALKAKTVALATQQWAIADDSGLEVRALAGAPGLYSARYGSTDQERIERLLRELAGQGDRSARFVCVLALANPAGEIVAHCEGECLGEILEAPRGTAGFGYDPIFFVPSMGLSFAEMEPEMKQQVSHRGQALQHFLAQMNP